One Plasmodium sp. gorilla clade G2 genome assembly, chromosome: 12 genomic window carries:
- a CDS encoding Tat binding protein 1(TBP-1)-interacting protein, putative, which produces MEKKKKKSKQEQNQKTPTKNDQKNDTLVDKAENKNNKKKINKLKKEKEIDKENKQNGDKINKQNDDTTNKQNDDNMEKCSKQNQMNKGNKIKKEKSQKKLENLESVDDIKPIKEKDEDEKNSPEDMIEEIDNKTNKNNNKEKSKNKNKKEKIETFQGENVKVQKKKTQENKNIIIKDNIPNNNIHITDICESNNVLINIDDSKKETNNKNIFVKNNSSINLSCKNINYSKETTQDNVYVKLNKENKIETHHNNTNTPFTFPSNLNKNIIHLEVTEINSEQTIGDNKNAIKKRKCVEKKIEKVSKKTNDTNNNNNNNNNNNNGQINAYNKNDITQDVININNITNQNIKPNIIKKGNKTNEPTKTKQTKIILTDNDAKDKILKYMKNANRPYSVINVYDNLHGCINKNNVQRFMDELSKENKLQCKEYGKAKVYLINQKEFKSLNTNEMNKLKMDMQLVQEQNELSKIDYNNLVKKKKKLLQDLELIQNIEEYKKTIQNIEDEIKLYEQMNKNSKFTIEEIEHIKRNHGYLHSMWLKRKTLCIEIIKCIATLTEKDTKGVIYHLGIDVDEDVIPPNLYP; this is translated from the coding sequence atggaaaaaaaaaagaaaaaatcaaAGCAAGAGCAAAATCAAAAAACACCTACAAAAAATGATCAAAAAAATGACACTTTAGTAGATAAGgcagaaaataaaaataataagaaaaaaataaacaaactaaaaaaggaaaaggaaattgataaggaaaataaacaaaatggtgataagataaataaacaaaatgatgacacgacaaataaacaaaatgatgataatatggaaaaatGTAGTAAACAAAATCAAATGAATAAAggtaataaaattaaaaaggaaaaaagtCAAAAAAAGTTGGAAAATCTAGAAAGTGTAGATGATATAAAACCCATCAAAGAaaaagatgaagatgaaaaaaattcacCAGAAGATATGATCGAAGAAATAGATaacaaaacaaataaaaataacaacaaagaaaaaagtaaaaacaaaaataaaaaggaaaaaatagaaaCATTTCAAGGAGAAAATGTGaaagtacaaaaaaaaaaaactcaggaaaataaaaatataataataaaagataatataccaaataataatatacatattactGACATATGTGAATCAAATAATGTATTAATCAATATAGATGATagtaaaaaagaaacaaataataaaaatatatttgtaaaaaataatagcTCTATAAATTTatcatgtaaaaatataaactatTCAAAAGAAACTACTCAAGATAATGTTtatgtaaaattaaataaggaaaataaaatagaaacacatcataataatacaaacacCCCTTTCACATTTCCTAGTAatctaaataaaaatattattcatttagaAGTCACAGAAATAAATTCAGAACAAACCATAGGAGATAACAAAAAtgcaattaaaaaaagaaaatgtgtagaaaaaaaaattgaaaaggtatccaaaaaaacaaacgatacaaataataataataataataataataataataataatgggcAAATTAATGCTTATAATAAAAACGATATAACACAAGatgttattaatataaacaatataacaaatcaaaatattaaaccaaatattatcaaaaaagGTAATAAAACTAATGAACcaacaaaaacaaaacaaacaaaaatcATTTTGACAGATAACGATGCAAaagataaaattttaaaatacatGAAAAACGCAAATAGACCATATTCCGTTATTAATGTATATGATAATTTACATGGATgtataaacaaaaacaaCGTTCAAAGGTTTATGGATGAATTaagtaaagaaaataaattacaatGTAAAGAATATGGAAAAGCTAAAGTGTATCTTATTAATCAAAAGGAATTTAAAAGCTTAAATACAAACGAAATGAATAAACTAAAAATGGATATGCAATTAGTACAAGAACAAAATGAACTATCTAAaattgattataataatttagtaaaaaaaaaaaaaaaattattacaagATTTAGAACTAATACAAAACatagaagaatataaaaaaacaatacaaaatattgaagatgaaataaaattatatgaacaaatgaataaaaattctAAATTTACTATTGAAGAAattgaacatataaaaagaaatcatGGATATTTACATTCCATGTGgcttaaaagaaaaacacTTTGTATTGAAATAATTAAGTGTATAGCTACCTTAACAGAAAAAGATACAAAAGGGGTTATATATCATTTGGGTATTGATGTCGATGAGGATGTTATACCACCAAATTTGTATCCTTAG
- a CDS encoding rhodanese like protein, putative codes for MNKYCSLKEQNKYNHFIETDKLYDIIKNKEECLLFDTSYYNIHNINNEDIFDDYSNVESIEGSIPMNSIISHNENSNFSFFFPTKNEFFMYLKNILIKNKRNITMLLENIPIILYEKEDIFYSPRIWFIFKMYGFKNVQILNGGLNKWIHEEKDIIYVNNEKKIINNHINKQTIEQNEYYISHINNLIENHLKRNENYINKNIMNSIYYYKDIQNLIKLKEQKQMQNYLLVDTRPNKSFSTLITINDNIKVNNFIPFSINLPYNHFLNYHYKNYKYVTFKNIKDIKILLEKYDLLNDQKIIISTCNKGISACLILFLLNLFDKPFSKLILYPGSLVEYNYYKYESN; via the coding sequence ATGAATAAGTATTGCTCGTTAAAAGaacaaaacaaatataatcaTTTCATAGAAActgataaattatatgatattataaaaaataaagaagaatgtCTCCTTTTTGATACTAGCTATTATaacatacataatataaataatgaagatatattTGACGATTATAGTAATGTTGAAAGTATAGAAGGAAGTATTCCAATGAATTCAATAATTAGTCATAATGAAAACTcgaatttttcttttttttttccaactaagaatgaattttttatgtacttaaaaaatattcttataaaaaataaaagaaatatcaCAATGTTGTTAGAAAATATTCCAATTATTCtatatgaaaaagaagatattTTCTATTCTCCAAGAATATggttcatttttaaaatgtatGGATTTAAGAATGTGCAAATATTAAATGGAGGTTTAAATAAATGGATAcatgaagaaaaagatatcatatatgtaaataatgaaaaaaaaattataaataatcatataaacaaacaaacaatAGAACAAAacgaatattatatatctcatataaataatcttatagaaaatcatttaaaaagaaatgaaaattatataaataaaaatattatgaatagtatatattattataaggatatacaaaatttaataaaattaaaagaacaaaaacaaatgcaaaattatttattggTTGATACCAGACCTAATAAAAGCTTTTCTACATTGATAACTAtcaatgataatataaaagttaATAATTTCATACCATTTTCAATTAATCTAccatataatcattttttaaattatcactataaaaattataaatatgtaacatttaaaaatataaaagatatcaAAATTTTATTGGAAAAATATGATCTCCTTAATGatcaaaaaattattatatctaCTTGTAATAAAGGTATTAGTGCTTgtcttatattatttcttttaaatctTTTTGATAAACCTTTTTCTAAATTGATATTGTATCCTGGAAGTTTAGtagaatataattattataaatatgaaagtaattaa